A region of the Desulforhopalus sp. genome:
AAAACTCAGGTGACCATCAAACCCCGGATGCAGGTAGATACATATCCCGACCACTGTGGCGCCGATCAGCTGCAGAATCAACTTTCCTTTGGCACTCAATCCTTTGGAATTCTTCTTCTTGATTTTACGCATATCATCGACGCAGCCGATTGCACCGTAAAACAGGGTGATGAATACCCCGAGCCAAACCAACAGGCCATCAAGACGAGCCCAGAGCAACGTTCCAAGGGTTATCGCCGTAATTATGAGCACACCACCCATGGTCGGCACGCCCTGTTTGGCGAGATGGGTGGCCGGCCCATCATCGCGAACCACCTGGCCAATCTGAAGACGGCGCATGGTCCGGATAAAGAGCGGACCAAAAACTACCATTATTAAAAACGCCGTAACTGCGGCGCCAATCGATCTAAAGGTTATATATCTAAATACATTTAGAAAATTCAGATCAGTATGCAGTGGATACAAGAGATGATACAGCATATGCTTTACAGCTCGCGGTAGACTTTTAATAAGCTTGACGGCCGGCAATCGCCCTGATCAGCCGGCGGGTTCAATGAGCTCTGTGACAATGGTTTCAAAGCGCAGGCTACGGGATGCCTTTACCAAGATCAGATCATCTTTTCCAAGCTTTTTTGCGGCAACCAGCTCTTTTATCCATGTTACTGCACCATCCTTATCGGCGAATATTCGCAGCCTCTCATCAGGGAATCCTGCTGCACGAGCCCCATCCGCCACATCATTCTTAAATTCTCCTACTATTCCAACATGTTCGATATCTAATTGGGCGATCAATCCACCAATGTCAAAGTGGGCTCGGACAGAGCTTTCCCCAAGTTCACGCATATCCCCGATTATTGCCAAGCTACTCCCCGTGGCCAGCTGTTTAAGAGTTTTCAAACCTGCCGCCATGGATGCCGGATTGGCATTATAGGTATCGTTGAGAATGGTGAAACCGAATTTGCTGCGCAGGATCTCCATACGCTTGGCGGGGGCCCGATAATCACCAAGACCCGCTGCGATCTCGGCGAGGGTCGCACCGCTAGCAAAGGCAATGGCCGCCGCAGCGAGGGCATTGGCGACATTATGTTCTCCGGCGGTAAAGAGATGGATTGCCGCCGATTGCTGGTGGTGATGGAGGGTGAAGGTAATTACCCCGCCCGTCTCGAAAAAAATACCCGATGGCCAGAAATCCGGCTTTTCCTGCATGTGTTCGCCTGATGCCGCAAAGGTGAGTTTGCCTTGCTCATACCCGGAACTCAGTTTGCTGATCAGGGGATCGTCAATATTGACAATGAGTGTGCCGGAGGACTTGGTTGCGGCAAAAAGCTCCTCTTTTGCCTTGGCAACACCTTCGATTGTCCCCAATCCTTCAAGGTGGGCGGCATGAATATTGGTTATGCAGCTGACATCAGGTTCGGCTATTTCGCCAAGTCGCGCCAACTCTCCAGGTCGATTCATCCCCATCTCCAGCACTGCCGCCCGGTGATGTACCGCCAGAGGCAGCAGCGACAAGGGTAAACCGATCAGATTATTAAAATTACCTTTGGTCTTGAGGACACTTTCTGTCGGATAATCCGGTCCTGCCGGCCACTTCCGGGCGAGGATCGCGGTAATCATCTCTTTGACCGTGGTTTTGCCGCAGCTGCCGGTTATCCCGATAATCTTTTGATCAGTGATAATACCAAGCTGTCTGCGGCGAAATCTCGCCATTTCGCCTAGCGCCCGTTGGGTATCAGCCACAACAATGAGGCTTACTTCCGTAGTGGGGAACGCGGCAGGGATATGATCGACCACCAGGCAGGCCGCCCCATTACTTACCGCCTGTTCAAGATAGGCATGGGCATCATGGTTTTCACCGCGTAGGGCAACAAAGATACCATTCTCGCAGGCCACGCGGCTATCGGTGAAGACTTGTCCCAACAAACCCCGGCCCTTCGTTCCGGAGTGCAGGACTCCGTTTGTCGCTGTGGCAATCAATTCATCAGTCCAGGAGAGAAGGGCGTTCTTTGCCTCGATCCGGTCATCGAAAAATCGCTTGCCCTGCAATGTCAGCTGATAGGTCTCATGGCCTTTTCCGGCAATGACAACCACATCTTCCGGGCCAGCGGCCTTGATTGCCAGGCGTATCGCCTCCCGCCGATCCCTGATCACGGCAAAGCCGCCTTCTCCGGATTTTCGTTTATCTAACCATTCTGCCATGTTGGCTGGTCCGAGTAGGGGGGCGATCGCCGCCGTGATCTGAGTAACGATCTCCTCAGGATCTTCAGTGCGGGGATTATCGTCGGTTACCACGACCAGGTCGCAAAGTCTCGCAGCTATGTCGCCCATCACCGGCCGTTTGCCCTTATCCCGGTCACCGCCACAGCCAAAGACACAGATAAGTTCACGGTGCGGCAGATCCTTAACCGTCGTAAGCACCTTTTCCAAAGCGTCAGGAGTGTGGGCATAATCGACCAAAACCACCGGCCCACAGGAATTCCAGGCAGACCCGGTTGTAACCTTTTCCAATCTGCCCGGTGCTCCGGCGGCAGTAGCAAGGGCCTTACAGATCAGGCGATTGTCGATGCCCATAGCCACGCCGAGTCCAAAGACAGTGAGGATGTTTTCGACATTGAAACGGCCGACCAGGGGAGTCGTTATGCGCTGCAGGCCCCCCTCGGTGAGGACCGTCACATCGGTATGGTCGAGGTCCGATTGAAAATCCATAAGGCGTATGTCTGCGCGAGTGTTTTCGCCCCAGCCGATTACTCGCTTCCCCTTATTCGCGCACAGATCATGCAATGGAAGCAACCACTCCCAAGACGCACTCCCCTCTTTGGCACATGGCAACACCGCTGTTCCACCATCCTGAAGATACTCACCGAAGAGTTTCATCTTCGCTTGAAAATAGGATGCCATATCCTGATGATAATCGAGATGGTCTCTGGTCAGGTTGGTAAATGCGGCGGCGGCAAAGGTGATACCGCCAATTCTTGCTTGTTGGAGAGCATGGGAGGACACCTCCATGACGACATGACTTACCCCTGCGTCGGCCATCTCCCGCAATACCCCTTGCAGGGTAAAGGCCTCGGGGGTGGTAAACCGGGTGTCGAGTACCTTTTTTGTCCCTCCCGCCAGGGTATATCGGTTATTGACCGTTCCTACGACCCCTACACTCAAGCCATTTTGCAATAGCACTTCCTCAAGAAGATAGGTTATGGTCGTCTTCCCGTTGGTCCCTGTGACCCCGACAAAGCACATATCTTCTGCCGGCCGGTGGTAATAATTGGCGGCAACAGCTGCATAGGCGAGGCTCGTATCGGCCACTTCTATGATCACCGCATTCTGCAGATCTGCCAACCGGCTGGCACCTACCCGCCCGGTTTGACAGATGACAGCAACACATCCATTAGCAATGGCCTTCTCCAGATAATTATGCCCGTCACTGGCAACCCCCGGAAGGGCGACAAACAATCCATTATCCGAAAAAATCCGTGAATCCGATGAAATTGATGAAATTGGCAGGGTATCGAGGAGTGTCGTTGCCGGAACATGGAGCACCTTGCAACTAATGCCCAGAAGCAGGGAAGCAAGTGTTGGTTGCGGTTGTCTTGGCGCCATTGGCGATTTTCCCATTAGAAATGTTGTTCACAACCCGGCATTGATCCGGGCGCCATTCACTGCACTGTCTTGGAAAATTTCTCAGGGACCATGTCTTCACCTTTATTGAGAATGAGGGTACACTCCGAGACCCCCTTCAAACTCGTTCCAGGTGCAGGTTTTTGCGCAACCACCTTGCCTGTTCCACGAATATTGATCTTCAGATAGACACCCTGCAGAGTAATTAGGCTTTTCCGCAGGCTTTGTCCTATAAAGTCAGGCATGATTTCCAGCTTTGGATGGTTTTGTGCCTTAGCCGCCGCAACCTTTTTGGCCCCTTGGGAGAGATCTTTTTCTCTCTGATAATTATCTTCGTCCGACGATTCCGGCTCCACAACATCGGCAACAGTTTTAGCCACCTGTTGCAGTATCGATATTCTCTCAATTTTTTCTTCAACAATTTGTTCAAGATTCATCGTCTTTTTCCCGTTTTTTGGATTCGGCCCTTCCTGCTCCCGCTCGACAACCACAAGCAAATGCAGATCGTTGCCGCCGGATGGAATGGCAACCAGCAACAACTCGTTCATGGACATTTGCCGGCGCGTGTCATTACGATTTTTTACCAGTATCTCGTCTCTAAAAAAATACGAATTGGAAATGCCTGGCCTCCCTTGGCTCCGAAACAACTCCGCTCCGTCGTAAAGGGCAAAAGCATCTTTTTCACCTGGAGATTCACTTCCCTCTGGTTTGGGAGGAGAGGAGGCTTCCTTTGTACCGTCCTCAGCACCACCTCCGTCCTTTTGAACTACAAACGGTCGAACGGCTTTGCCGTCATTATGGAGGGCGGCAAGAGTTGTGAGAATTGCAAAAGGGGAAGCGTAATCCGGCACCATTTCCAGATGCGGCATCCGGGGAAGCAGAGGTTGCTGATTGTTCTCTCCTTGTTCTCCAGGTTGCTTCGACAGATGAAAATCAGCCACAGGCTTTTCATTCAAGCCAAGCCATTCCCACAATTGCAGTTGACTTCCGAGATTACTGTCAGCAGATCGCAAGCTCCAGGGGATTTTTGCCGGAGACTCTTGAATATTCGAAACGTGCAGGAGAGAGAGATCTCGCAAGAGGCGGCGAAAATTATCCGGCAGAAGAATTGGCGAGACAAAACGGTTGGCAAGCACTTCTTTCGAGTACTTTGCAAAATTATTGAGATCAAAACCTGGGATTTGTGCCCCGCCAACGATTTCGCCGGTCTGGCCATCCATGAGGTAGGCCAATGCCCAGCGGACTTTTTCCTGCTTGGCTATGTCCTCGAGCATCTTGTCGAGAATGTCTTGAATCTTCAGGTCGAGAGTGAGGACGAGATCCTCGGATGAATTGAGGCTAGGTTGCTCCTTTTTCAGGTATTTCCGGTTGGCCAGAAGACGGTCAAAATAGTGTTCGACCCCGGCCAGGCCTATTCCATCTTCCGCGTAGCCTATCAAGTGAGCGGCCTGGGAGCCGTTAGGATAGAATCGTTTCTCTTCCTTCTGCAGGTATACACCGGCCAACCTCTTGCTTTTGATAGCAATCTCCTGCTCCATGCTGATATCCTCGGCAAGCCAGACCCGCAACGCAGTCGTTTCCAGTTTTTGCTGGAGTTCCTTTTCATCCAGTGACAGAATCTCTGCCAGCACCTTCACCGTATCAGGGACGGATTTCAGCTCCTGAATCCGTGCAAAAACCGAAACCCGATCCAAGGTTACGGCTAGTTGTTTGAGATTGCGGTCATAAAAAGTCCCACGAGGGACTCTTGCCTTAGGTCCACTACCAGTTATCGAGCCAACCACCTCTTTTACAGAGGACATCAGACCAATCAGTCGATCAGACTGCCAAACCGCTACCCCGATTACTGCGAGAATTGCAAGATACAAAAAGCCCCGCCCGTAACTCCTTCTGCCTTGCGTTCTGAGGCGGGGCTGTTTCGTCATGATGGACAAGGAAGGCGGAAAGCCCTTCCCTCTTTAGTTGATGCGTTCGATCTGACCTGGCGAAGCAGCGTAAAGTGACAGTTTCTGTTCTGCCAGTTGTCCAACCCGCTCCGGCGCATAAAGTCGTGCTTTTTGTGCCAGTAAACCGATGTTTTTATCCATCAACTCATGCCGCTGGTCATCGACAGACGAAATTGACTGCCCGACATTATTGATGATCCCGGCAAGAAACATATTGGC
Encoded here:
- a CDS encoding PASTA domain-containing protein, which gives rise to MSSVKEVVGSITGSGPKARVPRGTFYDRNLKQLAVTLDRVSVFARIQELKSVPDTVKVLAEILSLDEKELQQKLETTALRVWLAEDISMEQEIAIKSKRLAGVYLQKEEKRFYPNGSQAAHLIGYAEDGIGLAGVEHYFDRLLANRKYLKKEQPSLNSSEDLVLTLDLKIQDILDKMLEDIAKQEKVRWALAYLMDGQTGEIVGGAQIPGFDLNNFAKYSKEVLANRFVSPILLPDNFRRLLRDLSLLHVSNIQESPAKIPWSLRSADSNLGSQLQLWEWLGLNEKPVADFHLSKQPGEQGENNQQPLLPRMPHLEMVPDYASPFAILTTLAALHNDGKAVRPFVVQKDGGGAEDGTKEASSPPKPEGSESPGEKDAFALYDGAELFRSQGRPGISNSYFFRDEILVKNRNDTRRQMSMNELLLVAIPSGGNDLHLLVVVEREQEGPNPKNGKKTMNLEQIVEEKIERISILQQVAKTVADVVEPESSDEDNYQREKDLSQGAKKVAAAKAQNHPKLEIMPDFIGQSLRKSLITLQGVYLKINIRGTGKVVAQKPAPGTSLKGVSECTLILNKGEDMVPEKFSKTVQ
- a CDS encoding UDP-N-acetylmuramoyl-L-alanyl-D-glutamate--2,6-diaminopimelate ligase is translated as MAPRQPQPTLASLLLGISCKVLHVPATTLLDTLPISSISSDSRIFSDNGLFVALPGVASDGHNYLEKAIANGCVAVICQTGRVGASRLADLQNAVIIEVADTSLAYAAVAANYYHRPAEDMCFVGVTGTNGKTTITYLLEEVLLQNGLSVGVVGTVNNRYTLAGGTKKVLDTRFTTPEAFTLQGVLREMADAGVSHVVMEVSSHALQQARIGGITFAAAAFTNLTRDHLDYHQDMASYFQAKMKLFGEYLQDGGTAVLPCAKEGSASWEWLLPLHDLCANKGKRVIGWGENTRADIRLMDFQSDLDHTDVTVLTEGGLQRITTPLVGRFNVENILTVFGLGVAMGIDNRLICKALATAAGAPGRLEKVTTGSAWNSCGPVVLVDYAHTPDALEKVLTTVKDLPHRELICVFGCGGDRDKGKRPVMGDIAARLCDLVVVTDDNPRTEDPEEIVTQITAAIAPLLGPANMAEWLDKRKSGEGGFAVIRDRREAIRLAIKAAGPEDVVVIAGKGHETYQLTLQGKRFFDDRIEAKNALLSWTDELIATATNGVLHSGTKGRGLLGQVFTDSRVACENGIFVALRGENHDAHAYLEQAVSNGAACLVVDHIPAAFPTTEVSLIVVADTQRALGEMARFRRRQLGIITDQKIIGITGSCGKTTVKEMITAILARKWPAGPDYPTESVLKTKGNFNNLIGLPLSLLPLAVHHRAAVLEMGMNRPGELARLGEIAEPDVSCITNIHAAHLEGLGTIEGVAKAKEELFAATKSSGTLIVNIDDPLISKLSSGYEQGKLTFAASGEHMQEKPDFWPSGIFFETGGVITFTLHHHQQSAAIHLFTAGEHNVANALAAAAIAFASGATLAEIAAGLGDYRAPAKRMEILRSKFGFTILNDTYNANPASMAAGLKTLKQLATGSSLAIIGDMRELGESSVRAHFDIGGLIAQLDIEHVGIVGEFKNDVADGARAAGFPDERLRIFADKDGAVTWIKELVAAKKLGKDDLILVKASRSLRFETIVTELIEPAG